The DNA region GTTAAGATGTAGTTGCATAATTTGATTAGTGCCAGATTTCATAGGCACTTCCTCTATTTCTCCAGATTCTCTTGGAACAATTGCCCGCTCATCAGCATGTTCATACTCATTGAGTTGTAGCTCATAGACACTGCCTAGCCCAGGAGTTACTGTAGAAGTCTGCTCTGAAAGCACTGTTCTAGTGAGATCACCATCCTTCCCATTGCCTAAAATTTGGTCTGAACCCACTATATCATCCCTAATCTTCACATCAATATCTCCATCAAGTTTGTTCTCTGATGTATACACCGGAACACCATCTACATAGGCCAAAATCTCTCTAGTTGCACTAAGGTTGGGGTTTACTGTAGCTGCCTCATCAGGTGAACCTGGCTTTAGGCCTAGTGTCGCCAGCCTAACACCTGGGGAGCTTGGCTTTATGCCTGGCatcgccagcctaacgcctggggagcctggctttaggcctGGCATCATCGGCCTAACGCCTGGGGACCCCGGCATTAGGCCTGGCATCGCCAGCCTATCGCCAAGTGAGCTTGGCTTGTTGTACTTCTTCACCTTGTCTTCTGTTGTATTTGTTTTGCCCAGCTAATCATCCTTAACCTCAACTGCATCGCTCCATAAGACCTTTGTAGAGTTTACCTCATCAAGATCCTCAATCTGCCCAGAATCTTTAAATATTTGAGATGGAATCGCATGACAAGATTGGTTTATGATCACATTTAGTTGTTTTAGCTCCTCTTTGCTAGTCCCAAACCTTCTATGAACCCAGTCGATTATGGACTGAATCCCAGAAGGAGTAGGACCATCTTTAGAACTGAAGACTGGTTTTTCCCCCCACCAAAACCAGTTGGTTGTTCTCGTTTATATCACTTTGTTCCTCCTCTAATACTGCAAATTTATTCCTTGTTTGAACCTTGTTTGAACCTTGTTTGTTTGATCTTCTTCGACCTCCACCAGTGTAAAGTTATTGTGCACCTGCTGTACACCAGCATTCACTGGCACGATTACATTGCCAGTTTGCCCTTGTACCTgggttttcttatttttgttgGTTCCCCGATTATCCCAAACTTCCTTCCACTGTTCACCTACGTTCCCGAATACTTTTCCACTCGTGAGAATCATTAAAGGGGTAgggtgattttttatttttccttggTCATCAGCAGCAGTATTCCAGTTGTTCAACTCAGCAAGATCATTCCTTTTCTTGCTGCTTTGATTCTCAATAAGCTCGGGGTGCAAATGCCAACATTCAATTTCATCATGTCCTTGTAGTTTACACTCCTTACAATATTTTGGTAGCATGTCATACCGAATTCTCACCCATTCTGTTCGAACACCACCAGaagcttcatcatcaatatccaaTCACACCTTtttaggtagttcggccaacaaaTCGATAAGAACTTTTACTCTTGCGCAACTCGGCCTAGTTTTATTTGTAGTGGCCGCGTTAAGACACACTGGCTTTTTCACAACTGTAGCCAAagaaaacagaatttccttcacaAAAAATGTAGGCAGCAGTCCAGGAAAAGAAATCCACGCCATCGCCATCGGAGTTTCTTCACCCGCCTTAAATTTTGCATCGTAGATAAGAGTACGCAATTGGTATTCGTACCCATCTTTGGCTTTGATGCAGTACGTACTCTTCGATGTAAAATCGAGGAAGTCTTGCCATAGAGTTAATCTAATTAACACATCACGATCTCTAAGAAATCTGATATTACACTCACCTTTGATACCACATTGTGTTAGAATTATTCGGCGAAGCTCGTAAATCTCCGGAGATCCATATGAAAGCTTGCCAATGACAGCATATTGGAGGCCTTCAATCACGTTCATTCGATCTACTTCTGCCTCTATGAATTTAACCATTGGTTGGCCATTCAAATACACTGCTCTTCGCAGTGGAATTGGTTGAATTGAAGCTGCAGTAGCCATCGCTGGAGGATTTAAAGAATTTGGTTTCAAAATCTTAGAGTAATCTAGAAGAGATAGGTTGGAGTTAGTTGTTGTATGTTGTTGTGCAACACTGGGGGAGGCCAGACCAGCCGAAAAAAATGGCTGGTTACCGGCCATTGTGGCCATTGAAGCCTAAAGCTCCAGCTTGTCCGCGATGAACAGTAACGAAGTCACTGTTCACGGTACTGTTTGGCACTGAGAGAAAAAAATCTAGAGAGAGAATTTTTTTCAATAGGGTAAAGCATCCAACCAGGTTGTTATACTTCCAACTTATGCCCTTCGGTGGAAAGAACAGTGAGAGGAAAGGTTTGACTTTTCCTTGTTCCACCCTTCGGACTGAGAGTTATCGCGTTTATAATAATAATCTCAATAAATTCGTTTACAACATCTGCATAATAGTCAGTGATTTGCAATTTTATTTTCTacctaaaagaaaaaggaaaaaataacaaaagaatagGAATCTCCTAGAGTACTGTTAATAGGATGACTTGTTTTTCTATTCTTTATACAtaagaattttttaaaattaaaaaaatatagtttaCAAGAGAGTAGAGACCATTATTTGAAAGAATCCAATAACTTAACAAATCCAAATGTACATATAAATAGATGAACAAGATAATAGTAAGCAACTTCTCTGAATAACGCAGTAATTACAAGCAATTTATTCTACCAAAATTAAAACTTTTGCTGGTTTTGTTTGATGTACTGAtaataatgtatttttttttttacagtagTAGTTGTAGTCTGCATAGTTACTTTTATTAGTGATATATTGATGCAAAATGAACTTTCTTAGAATATATTGCTCCTAATTGTTTTTCAAACTTGAATATGTGTAGATCGATTTGCGGAGATGATAGTAAGGCAGAGGTAGAAGAAAACGCCCAAGTAGGAGAGCATGACACTATCTGCAACTCTGTGACAGAATTTGGGAACATGATCACAAATGGGAATCCACCCAGCCTGCCTCTCTCCATATTTCCCCACAAATCCAATTGATGTTGCTGCAGCACATCCAGCCAGCAATAATCCCATCACAATCTgtatacataaaaaataaattaaatgcaTGGTTTTCACAAAACTACATATATCACATTAGTCGGGGAACTTAAAAATAGGATAATTCATAACATATGTTACATACAGGTAAATGCAGGACCTAGGGTCAGTGAGTTCAAAATAACTATGATTTTATTATGTGTATAACTGTTAGGTTTCGTGAAGgggtgtgaatggaaaatggaaaaGGCATCTTTTGAATTGTACCTCTTCATCTCACCCTTtcattgtctataaatttagaaGCTTAGCCTTATTTTTCATACAtggaaaatctgaaaatttctccCCTCTTTTCTACATTTTTTGCATTGTTTTTCCAAATAAATAAAGTGTCAAGTATGATTTACTCCGTTTGTTGAGTTCGTTGAAATTCTGTAATTTCGATTGCCAGTATTACATAATAGTTTTTTCGTTCTATCATGGGAGGaagtaatccataaccttgggcaaCAATGACGGAATTAAACTTTTTAAGTACACACAAGCAACTTGTGGGTTcgaaattattttctattttgtttaTTGAATTAACGTTTCTTTGCTTCtataatttttttggttttgaaCACAAATTACCAACAATAAGAACAACTATGCATCAATCTCAAGTTAATTAAGGCCGGCTAAATTACTTGCTATGATTGTTGTGTGATTTTTATTATGTGTATACATTAGCTTACATATATATGGTTCGAAGTGAAAGTAATGAATTTAGTTAAACTTATGGAACCCactttgaaaaaagaaaaatatttacataagTTGGAACGGATGGAGTAATTAATTGAGAACGTCATCATGATCAATAAAGAGACAAAATGTACATGCCAGATCATGAATGAACATGTAAAAGAAGTTGTTTGTGTCAAGAACTTTATGGCCAAGGATGGAAGCGATACACAGGGATAGAACAAAGAAGCCGCATCCAATGATATTTGCATAGGCAAAAAACCTGCGAGTGTCAAAAAGTGCAAAATCACAAAGAACTATTAGGAACtttaagaggaaaaaaaaaactataagcAAAATTCTTTAATATTCCTATCTGTTTACTTCAAAGATGGAGGATAGCTTATGTGAGCATTTATCTGAATGTCAAACACACTAACAGT from Nicotiana tabacum cultivar K326 chromosome 24, ASM71507v2, whole genome shotgun sequence includes:
- the LOC142178512 gene encoding CASP-like protein 1F1 isoform X2, giving the protein MAATWIILTSKHTTVSVFDIQINAHISYPPSLKFFAYANIIGCGFFVLSLCIASILGHKVLDTNNFFYMFIHDLAYCDGIIAGWMCCSNINWICGEIWREAGWVDSHL
- the LOC142178512 gene encoding CASP-like protein 1F1 isoform X1, with product MAATWIILTSKHTTVSVFDIQINAHISYPPSLKFFAYANIIGCGFFVLSLCIASILGHKVLDTNNFFYMFIHDLIVMGLLLAGCAAATSIGFVGKYGERQAGWIPICDHVPKFCHRVADSVMLSYLGVFFYLCLTIISANRSTHIQV